One stretch of Nicotiana tabacum cultivar K326 chromosome 18, ASM71507v2, whole genome shotgun sequence DNA includes these proteins:
- the LOC142172411 gene encoding uncharacterized protein LOC142172411 — MARSTTRCVMGSTAKTSMRETPFSLVYGTETLVPVEIGEPSTRYTHTNEATNEEELRVNLNLTEERREATLIRMAAQKQMIERYYNKKANLRYFKIGDFVLKKVFQSTKAVAAGKLSQNWEGPYRVKSIAGKRSV; from the coding sequence ATGGCCAGAAGTACTACCAGGTGTGTTATGGGCTCAACGGCAAAAACAAGCATGAGAGAAACCCCATTTTCACTTGTATATGGAACGGAGACTCTAGTTCCAGTTGAGATAGGCGAACCAAGCACGAGGTATACACATACAAATGAGGCAACAAATGAAGAAGAGCTGCGAGTAAATTTGAATTTGacggaagaaagaagagaagcaacattaattcGGATGGCGGCTCAAAAGCAAATGATTGAACGATATTATAACAAGAAGGCAAACCTGAGGtatttcaagattggggacttcgtccTCAAAAAGGTATTCCAATCAACAAAAGCGGTGGCTGCAGGAAAGTTGAGTCAAAATTGGGAAGGCCCATATAGAGTTAAAAGCATTGCTGGAAAAAGGAGCGTATGA